The following DNA comes from Candidatus Methylacidiphilales bacterium.
CATCGACATTCCTGGGCAAAATCCGGGGAATGTTATCGATGAAGCCGCCGCCTGTAATGTGGGACAGGCCTTTGAATGTCACCGATTTTTCCAGTTTTTTCAACAGGGGCTGGTAATTGACGTGCGGCGCCAGCAGGGTTTGGCCCAGCGTGCGCTTGGTTCCCGGAACAAGATCCCCGACCGTCAACTGCAGCTTCCCAAACAAGATTTCGCGCGCCAGCGAAAACCCGTTGGTGTGCAGGCCCGACGAAGGAAAACCGACGAGCACATCGCCTGACTTGATGGTGGAACCATCTATCGCTTTTTTGCGTTCGACCACGCCCACGATCGTGCCGACGAGATCGTAGTCTTCGCCATGATACACACCGGGCATCTGCGCGGTTTCGCCGCCGATCAGCGCGCAGCCGGCTTCCTTGCACGCCTTGGCCAGGCCGGCGAGGACTTCGTTAAAAACCTTGGGGTCAAGTTTTCCTGTCCCGATGTAATCGAGAAAAAACAGCGGCTCGGCCCCCACCACCGCGATGTCGTTGACGCAATGGTTGACCAAGTCGATGCCGATTGTGTCATGTCGGCCCAGCATGGCGGCCACCTTCAGTTTGGTGCCGACGCCATCAATGCTGCTGACCAGCACCGGGTCTTTGAAGCCATTGAATCCGGCGCGGAACAAGCCGCCGAAGCCGCCGATTTTGCTGAGCACCTCGGGTCGATGGGTGGAGGCAATCCGGGCGCCGATGCCGGATTTGACTTTGTTCCCGAGGTCGATGTCCACGCCCGCGGCGGCGTAGGCTTTTTTGGATTTGGCTTGGCTCATGGAGGCAACGATTTAACAGCGAAGGGCACAAGAGAGGCAAAGAAAATCGTTGAAATCTGGCAAGAAACAGGAATAGCCGGGAATGGACAATGTGTATCTTATCCCACAGGCATAGCTGCATGGCACCTTGCGGGGGGGGGCAAAAGGGAAACGACGCTTAAGTCACCAAACCGATCCCTTATTTTTTACAGAATTGTGATAAAAATGCCATTCCTGCGTTAAATACACAGCCTTGAATTCTCATGAATAAAAACCTGAGGTTTCATGCTTAAGCCAAGTTTTGCCGCCAATCATCCATTCCCTCCGCTTTATTATCGACCTGACTCACGCATGTCCAACGAGTCCCAAACCATGGGACACGGCACACCGCCATGAACTATGAACTTTCAAAACATGTTCAAAAGGAAATGGAACGCCGTGGCATTCCAATGGCCACCCTGCAATCCGTTTTGGCCTCACCCAATCAAAAAGTACCTGAATACGGAAGCATAATGTGCTATCAATCCAAAGTGGACATTAACCAGAAGCCGTATTTGTTGCGGGTGATGGTGAATGAAACCGTGGCCCCGCCCAAAGTAGTGACAGTTTATCGAACAAGCAAAATCGGCAAGTACTGGAACACAGCAATATGAAAGTGACCTACGATCCTGAAGTGGATGTTTTGCGCATCCTTTTTCGTGATGCGCCAATAGAAGAGAGTAACGAGGACAAGCCAGGTGTGATCCTCGACTATGATAAGGAAGGCAACATTATCGGAATCGAAGTCCTCAATGCTTCACAGAGGATTGAAAATCCACGCAAGGTGGATTACGCTGTGACGGCATAACGTCGTCACGCAAGTAAAATGCTGTTGGTAAGGGGCTCATTTTTTGAAATCCGTTCTTGTGATATCTTCATTTAACTCTCCGGCGATTCCAACTGCAGTTTCGACTCTCCATCCCGTAGTTTGAGGATGGTTTTGTCAAAACGGTCCAGGTCGCGGCCGGCCTTTGTGTAGTCGTCCTGGGCCTGCTGGAGGCGCTGGCCGATCTTGCCGAAATCCTCCCTAAAATTCTGGAAATGGCGGTCCATGTCCTGGATGCCTTTGATCAGGGCCTTGGCGTTTTCCTGCATTTCATAGCCCCGGAACGCCAGGGCCACGGCATACAACGTTGCGGCCAGGGTGTTGGGCGAAACCACGCTGATTTTCACCTTCCGGCAATGTTCGATCAACTCGGGCTGCTTCAAAATTTCGTAATACAGGCTTTCGCTGGGTACAAAAAGGAAGGCCTGGTCGGCAGTGCCGAGATCCGGCCGCACATATTTTTTTGAAATGTCCGAGGCCATGGCCTTGAGCACGGCGCCCAGTTCCTTCCGCGCAATTTCCTGCGCGGCCTCGTCGCGCGCATCGTTGAGCAACGCGGCAATGCGGTCCTTTGGGAACTTGGCGTCGATGCAAAGCCGCAAGTCCTTGATGTGGATGGAAGCGTCGGGTTGCAGTCCCTCGGCAATGCGCGGCTGCCACTCGTAGGAGCCCTGCGGCAGAATGTCCTGGAGCAGTTTTTCCAGCGCCGTCTCTCCAAAGTTCCCCTGCAACTTGGGCGAGGCCAGGATGTGGTTCAGTTCGCTGACCTGCTGGCTGACCCTGAGCATTTGGTCGGCGCTCGATTTCATGTCGCCCAGGCTTTTCGACATATCCTTGAACGCGGAAAAGTTCTGCTCCAGGTTTTCCTGCAGGCGGCGTTCGACGTTCGCACGGATTTCCTGCAACCGCTCGCCGGTCTGGACCTGGAGCGACTCAAAACGCTTTTCCATTAGAATCGACTGATTTGTCAGGGAGTCGCCAATGCTCTTGCGCAGCAGCTCGGCGTTGGCGGTGTTGAAGTCGCGGAAGTCGGTTTTTTGGTCGCCCAGGCTTTTTTGGAGAAGTTCGCGGAGTTCCGAGACCTGGCGGCCCTGGTTTTCCCGCAGGCCGGGGCCGAGTCGGAACTGCAGGATCAACAGGGCAATCAGCCCGGCCAGGACCAAAACGAGAAGAGTAATCGCCGCGAATTCCATACATCAATCCTAGCCTGCTTATCTCACACGCGTCATGAGAATTCTCTCCTTTGATTTTTTGCTCGTACTGAAGCCATCCGGCCTCCAGAATTGCAGGTTCACGGAATCCCGCCATGTATTTGCTGAAAATTTCCCACTGCACAGTTTACGAATACTCCACTCCGGTCCAGCTTTTGACCCACAAGCTGTATGTCCGGCCTCGCGGCGGCCACGATATCCGCATTCAATCCTCACTGTTGGAAATTGCCCCTGCCGGACGGATCCGGTGGCAGCGCGATATCTACAGCAATAGCATGGCACTGGTGGATTTTCCGGAAAAGACAAGCCGGCTTTCCATTCTCAGCGAAGCGGTGGTGGAACATTATGAAACTGCCCCGCTGGATTTCCGGGTGGCGGACGAGGCGGCGATTTTTCCGTTTGCCTTTGATCCATCGGAACGGATCGATTTGATCCCGTATGAGATTCCCTGTTTTCCAAGCGACACAAGATTAATGCAGGAATGGGTGCAACAGTTTTGGAAGCAGGGCACCTTTCAGGAAACGTACGCATTGCTGGACCGGATGAACAAAAAGATCGTTTCGGATTTTCGCTATCAAATGCGGGAGGAACCGGGCGTGCAAAGCCCGGCCGAAACCATCCAAAAGCGGTCGGGTTCCTGCCGCGATTTTTCCACGCTCTTCATCGAGGCCTGCCGTTATCTCGGGCTGCCGGCGCGTTTTGTCAGCGGATATCTTCACTGTCCCGCACAGGTGCCTGGCTATGGCTCAACGCATGCGTGGTCGGAGGTCTATCTGCCGGGAGCGGGCTGGAAGGGGTTTGATTCCACCAGCGGCCAGGTGGTCGGGCAGGACCACATCGCCACCGCTGTCAGCCGCCGGCCGGAGGACATTCCTCCTGTTTCCGGAACGTTTTTGGGGCCGCAGAATGTGGCCTCCAATATGTCAGTCAAAGTTGATGTGGTGAGATTGGGAGAAAATTGATGAAACCAAATTTGTTGTTGATCGGCGGCCCGGGCGCCGGCAAGGGAACACAATCGGAACGGCTCAGCCAATGGCTGGGCGTGCCGCATCTATCCACGGGCGAAATCTTCCGTCAGCAGATAGCCCTGGGCACCGCGCTGGGAAAAGAGGCCGCCATCTACATCGACCGGGGGCGGTTGGTGCCTGACAACCTCGCGGATCTGGTGGCCGAGGAACGTTTGGCGCTCCCCGACGCGCAGGACGGTTATGTCCTGGATGGCTATCCGCGCTCGCTGCCGCAGGCGCTGGAGCTGGCGCGCGCCCTGAAACAACGCGGCCACAAGCTGGACGCGGCGATTTATCTCGATGTGCCGGATGAAGACATCATGACGCGCCTGTCGGGCCGCCTGACCTGCCGCTCCTGCGGGAAAACCTGCCATGCCCTTTTTTATCCACCCAGGCAGGCCGGAATTTGCGACGCCTGCGGCGGGGAGCTCTACCAACGTAATGACGATAATCCCGCCTCAATCAGCGCCCGCCTTAGGATCTTTCATGGAATCACGGGTCCCATGCTGGACTATTACCGGGGAAAAGGGCTGTTGATTTCAGTGGATGCCACCACCGGCATGGAAAAGGTCTCGGAACAGATCCGATTCTGCGTCCAGGGCTTGATGCAGCCTGTATCGGCAGTTCCAGTCCAACCGGTATAAAAGGAGTCAGAGAACACATTTCCATCCGCAGATCGTTCAGATTGGCGCAGATGAAAAGCCAGAGATTTAAAACCGGAATAGGTTTCGCCGCGAAAAACGCAAAATATTCTGAATTCTGCATTTTTATTCTCTGAGTTTCCGGCGCCTCTGTGCGTGGTGGTGCGTGGCAATTCAATCGATCCGTTACATCTTGCCGCAAGCCCGCTTCCATGATAAGATGGAACATGCCGTGAACACGCTTCTCGTCTATCCGGAGTTCCCCGACACCTTTTGGAGTTTCAAACATGCCCTGAAGTTCATCGGTAAACGGGCCGCCCTCCCCCCGCTGGGATTGCTCACCCTGGCGGCCATGCTGCCGCAGGCTTGGAAAAAACGCCTGGTGGATGCCAATGTACAGAGACTCCGGGACAGAGACCTGGCTTGGGCCGATCTTGTGTGTATCAGTGCGATGATCGCACAGCGGGAATCAGCCCAAGCGATCATCGCACGCTGCCGCGCCGCAGGTAAAAAAATCATCGCCGGCGGGCCCTTGTTCACCAGTGACCATGCGGCGTTTTCCGGCGTGGATCATTTCGTCCTCAATGAAGCGGAGGAAACCCTGCCGGAATTTTTAAGCAATTTCGAACGAGGCTGCGCCCGTCGAGTCTATGCCACCGACAAATTTGCCGATATGCGCCAAACCCCGGTTCCACTCTGGGAATTGGCGGACATGCGCCGTTATGGCTCAATGAACATCCAGTATTCGCGCGGCTGCCCGTTCGACTGCGAATTTTGCGACGTGACGGCAAAGTTCGGCCATCGGCCCCGCACCAAGCCGCCTGCACAAATCCTTGCGGAACTCGACAGCCTTTACGCTGCGGGCTGGCGCGGGTCCGTGTTTTTCGTGGATGACAACTTGATCGGCAACAAGCATGCATTGAAGGCCGAGCTTTTGCCCGCGCTGATTGCTTGGCAACACAAACGGCGCCACGGCCTTCCCTTCTACACCGAAGCCTCAATCAATCTTGCGGATGACGAGGAATTGATGCGATTGATGGCGGAAGCCGGATTCGACACGGTGTTCGTTGGCATCGAAACACCCGACTCCGCCAGCTTGAAGGAATGCAACAAGCGCCAGAACCAGGGGCGCGATCTCGTTGAGAGCGTGAAACGCATCCAGCGGGCGGGCTTGCAGGTCCAGGGCGGATTCATCGTGGGGTTCGATAGCGATCTGCCGAGCATTTTCCAACGCCAGGTGGCGTTCATTCAACAAAGCGGCATTGTAACCGCAATGGTCGGCCTCCTCAACGCCCTGCCCGGCACCAAGTTGTACGCGCGCATGCAGCGGGAGGACAGGCTGGTCTCCAAAACGACCGGCAACAACGCGGACGGCACGCTCAACTTCATTTCACGCATGCCGGTGCAACAGTTGGTGGAAGGCTATAAAAATATTCTGCGCGGCATCTACGCCCCGCGCCCCTACTATCAACGCATCCGCACCTTACTGAAAGAGTACCGCCGACCCAGGATTTCGGTTTCGTTTAGTTGGCGGCATTTGCTTGCTCTCGCCTACTCAAGCCTGAGGTTGGGCGTCATTGGCCGCGAACGGTTCCAATACTGGCGCCTTCTCACCTGGACCCTGTTTCACCGGCCCGCGCAAATGCAATTGGCCGTGACGCTCGCCATTTATGGACACCATTTCCGGAAATGCTGCGCCGCCATCGGCGTGTAATCGTTGTGTTTTAAGCTCGCACCCGGCGAATCCGTCCGGTGGCAGATTTTTAAGTCTTAAGTTTTAAGCCTCTTTTTGAATTTGTATTCTACTCATCCTGAACGACTTAACGATTCCTCATTAGATAGACCGAATCAAATTCCAACTTCGGGCGTTAAATACCATGAAACTATGAAAATCAAATCCCTTAAACCTCTTGTCACCGCGTCCGCGTGTTTGCTCGGGCTTTTTGTCCTGCAACCCGCCCAGGCGCACGATCATATCGGATTCAGCATCCAAATCGGCGGCCCACCGCCGCCCTGTCCCGTCATTGTCGAACGGCGGTGGGAAGGCCCTTCGCCCGATGCCGTTTGGGTGGAACCCCACTACGAATGGCTCAATGGCAGATGGGTCTGGTTTCGCGGCTATTACATGTACCCACCCCGGCGTGATTGCGAATGGGTTCCCGCGCATTATGAGTATTACCACCATTCCCACTTTTGGGTTGAGGGACACTGGAGAGATCGCTGAGAGCAACCAGGGCTTTGTAGTCGCGCAATATCATGCTTGATCCGTTAAGTGATATCCCAAAAGGACCGCTCCATTCGGTTTGACAGCCCGCAAGGCTGGCCTTTTTATTGTAAGCGAAGCCGGGTTATGGCAGGTTAAAATCATGAAAGGGTTTATTAATGAGGCTGCTACCCGGGCCGTAACCGATGGGGATATACTGGAATGCGCCTTGGAGCAGATGCACAAATACAAGCCCGAGCCCACTTTCTCAAAGACCGTAGTTGGGAGTCTGTCACCAACGTCAACCGGGCAATTTGTGAGAGAGGCAGGGCAGCAGCAGGCCCGAACCCTCAAAGCGATACGGCGGGCCTTACGACAAAGGGGGAAGCGTTGTGCTCCAAAAATCTGACGGTTGCCGCCAAGCAGGAACGCAAGTTTAGCTTACTGCTTCTCAGTCTGTGGTTTTGGACTGCCATATTTTCCGCCCATGCCAATGTAAAGGAACCCGACGCAGGAGATATTGGAAGCGCATTAGCCTACGCCAAGGATTCGGACTTTTTAACAGTCGAATACGTGGCAGTTAACAGCCCTACGGCTAAAGCTGGAATCAAAAAAGGTGATTGCGTTACGGCTATTAACGACATCTCGACACGAGGGATGTCTCTCAAGGAGGCCAGACATTCTATTGATGGGAACATCGGCGGAATGGTGAAGTTGACAGTTCGCCACGGTGCATCGAGAGATGAACAGGTTCCCATTGTACGACAATCCTTTCCCGATACCTATTTGCAAGCAGCAACGGAAGGCGATCCAAGAGCAGAATTCAGTCTGGGGCTCTTCTACCAATTCAGTCCAACTACGACACGCGACCTTCCCAAGGCAGTGGAATGGTATCGTAAAGCGGCAGATCAAGGCTACGACTGGGCTCAGACCAACCTTGCATACATGTACAAGCATGGTTTGGGTGCCCCGAAAGACCTCGAAGCCTCAGCAGCCTGGTATCTCAAGGCCGCAAAGCAGGAAGATGCCGTGGCTGAAACAAATCTGGCCTTGCTCTACTACCGCGGCGAAGGCGTCCACCAGAGTGATAAGGATGCATTCGACTGGTTTTATAGCGCCGCCCTACAGGGGGACTCAACGGCTGAGTACTATCTGGGCCTTCTTTACCGGGATGGTCGTAGCGTGGCTAAAAATGATCGGGAAGCTTTCATTTGGTACTACCGATCTGCGCAGCAGGATAATTTCAGCGCAGAATGGTGCCTGGCTTATATGTATGAAAAGGGGCGGGGCGTGACGCGAAATATTGAGGAAGCGCTAAAATGGTATCATAAGGCACAGATCGGCTTTCCTCAAGATAAACAGCTCAAGAAGGATGTAATCCGTATAAGCTTGAAAGCCTTTTTAGGAACACGCGATTTCACCACTCTGGATCTTTCGCTCATCATGTCGGTTTTCCAGCGAGAGATCTTGTGTGCCTTATTTTTATTGGTGGCAGTTTACATCGTTGGCGGCATCGTCCTATTCTATTTCAGTCTCAGGGTGTCTGACGCCGAACTGAAGCTCCCTCTGGCAATTGGGTGGGTTGTGTTTTATCTGGAAAGCCAAGGGGTCGCTTTATTTGCCGTCTTTATTCATGGGAAATTGCTCACTGCCGACACCCTGATTGCCGCGATGGCTATTTTCAGCGCTTTGCCTGTAATTGCCTCTTCTTGCGTACTCAATCGACGCCACATTTGGAAGGCATCACAGACTCCTTGGAAAACTCTTCTGCTTTATGGCACAGGTTCATGTTTAGCAGCCCTTATCATTGCTCTTGGATATGACAAAATCTATACTTTGATCACTCATTCGTCACTACCATCCCAGGCCACACTAGCCCTTTTCCTCAAGGCGAAACAGGTATCCGCCTGGCTGACCTATGCCAGTATCGCATTGGCCCTACCCGTTGCCGAAGAGGTTATCTTCCGCGGCTATCTCTTCGATGTCTTGAGAAAACATTTCTCGGGGAACATCGTTGTGCTTATCACCGCACTCGCTTTTTCCTTGGTGCATTTTCAATGGCTCTATTTCGTGCCCCTGTTCGGATTCGGCTTGGTACTGGGTTGGGTAAAACTGAAAACAAACTCCCTGCGCCTTCCAGTATTTCTACACGCAATCAACAACGCGCTTGTTCTGGCATTCGCCGGTTGAGCACGCCTCTTGATTGTTTGCGGTGTCTCTACATTCTTGTAGTATAGTGCAATAATAGCCTTGATTATGATAAATATTGCTGTATAAAGCAATTATGCAAACCACCCAGGAGCTTGGGGATTTAGTGGCCCGCCGACGGCACGAGCTCAAATTAAAGCAAAAGGACGTTGCGAATCGAGCCGGACTGACTCCCGGTCTGCTCTCCCGTTTGGAGCGCGGTCATCTGCCTGAGTTTGGCGTCCGCAAGTTGATGGCTCTTCTTGCTGTGTTAGGCCTGGAACTCCAGGCAACTGAAAGTGGAACGGCAGGCAATCTGGACGAGCTGCGCAAGGAGCATGGCGGAATATGAAACTTGCGGTCCATGTTCTGGGGCGGGAAGTTGGCATTTTGGAACCGGTTGGCCGTTTCAAGAGTGTTTTTACCTATCACGCCAATGCCAATCCCGATGACTTCCTCTCGCTGACCATGCCCGTGCGGACGGAGTCGTATCGTTGGGATGCGCCTCTGCATCCAATCTTTCAGATGAACCTGCCGGAAGGTTATCTGCTGCAAGTCCTGCAGGAAAAGTTTGGTCCCCAGATTGGCGCGGATCCCACGGCGCTTCTTTCGGTGATTGGACGCCATATGATAGGGCGATTGCAGGTGGCTGCGCCGGGAGCCAAACTGGATGAACCTCCACAAGCGTTGGAAGTGGCCGACTTGCTGCAGGGCGACAATTCGGAGCGAGCTTTCGCGGAGTTGGTCCGACAACATGCCACAAGCGGTGTATCCGGAGTGATTCCAAAATTCCTCGAAGGCCAGGATGAACCTTTCGGGATTGATGCTTTTAACAAGACCACGCTCTTTACGGGCCGGTATATTATTAAGGGCTCCTCCCGGAATCTGCCTTTTGCAGCTCTGAACGAACACCTCTGCATGCAAGTCGCGGCGAAGATTTTGCCTGCAACGAAAACACAAATCTCCGAAGACGGGAAAGCATTGGTGGTACATCGGTTCGATATCGATGACCTGGGTCATCCGAAGTATGGCATGGAGGATTTTTGTGTTCTACTCGGTCTGCCTTCATCGGCCAAATACGGCACCGCATGGGAAAGGATTGCGAAGGCCATACGCGACCACGTTCCGGGCGTCGGCCGGATCGACGCCTTTCGATATCTCGCGTTGACCTTGTTTTTGACGTATGCGTTACGCAATGCAGACTGCCACGCCAAGAATATCGCGTTGCTATACACCACCCGGGCCGATGTCCGGATGTCCCCGGTTTATGACATGCTCACCACAGTTGTTTATCCCGGCCATCAGGATTCCCCTCCCGGCATTTCTTTCTTGGGGAAGAAGACCTGGAAGCCGGGCAGGAATTTAAAAAACTTTATCACCGCGCAGTTTGGCGTTCCCCTGCGTGAGCAAAATCAAATGGTGGAGGCGGTGAGCGACGCGGTTTCCGACACGGTTCCACTGGTTCGTCAAGCCATCGAGAAGCACCCTGAATTCCGAAACCTCGGCAAACACATGCTGCTGGCTTGGGAAGAGGGTGTTACAGGCCTGCGGGACAAGCGCCTTTATTCCCTGGGAGCATGGAAATCAACAGAACCGCTCAAAGGAATTTCCGACCCACCCAAGCTAAAAAATCCAAAAAAGGTTATCGGTCGTTCGGAAGGTTTGGGACAGCGGTAAGCCCTGGACTGTGGATTTATCACTGCTTTCAAGGTTGCGCCACTTAGTCTTGCCATCCTTTTTAAGTACGGTGTAATACACTCCTGATTATTTAAAGTGATTTTGGGGGTATAGCTCAGTTGGTAGAGCGTCTCGTTCGCAATGAGAAGGTCAGGGGTTCGAATCCCCTTACCTCCATGAATCCTGAAAATCCCGGGCCTTTTTTAAATCACAAACTGTCCAAAATCGCCGTCACCGAGGCGCGCGCTCCGCAGATAACCGTGTCCGACGCGCCGTAGTAAATCGTGATTTGATCCCCATCGACAAGATGGCCGTTCGTGAAAACAACATTGCCGACAAAGCCCTTCTGCTCATATTCCGCGACGGGTTGCATGAACGGCTCTCGGCTGCGCGCAAGCACCCGCGACGGATCGTCCAAATCCAGGAGCAGCGCCGCAAGACAGTAGCGATGGACGGCAGTCGCGCCGTGATAAATTTCAAGCCAGCCTTTCGGCGTCTTGATTGGCGCGGCGCCCGCGCCGATGCGCGCGCTGTCCCATTCGCCGGGGCGCGTCATGGCAATACAGCGGTGGTCGCCCCAATGCAGCATGTCAGGCGAGCGGCTGACCCAGATGAAGTTCCCGCCGGGACCGCCTCCGCTCGGGCGATGCAGCGCATGGTAGAAACCCTTGATCTTCTCCGGGAAAAGCGCGCAATCCTTGTTATTCGGCGGGAAGATCACTCCATGCTTCGTAAAGTTCCGCCAATCCTTCGTCGAACTCATCCCAACGCAGATGCCAAATTCCGATACCGCCGTGTAGGTGAGCCAGTACGTCCCCTCGATAAACTCCACACGGCAATCCTCAATACCGAATGATTCATGGCTGCCCATGCCCGGCAAGGTGGGCCGCTCATCGACAGCAAAGTGTACCCCGTCGTCACTCCATGCCAGCCGCAGATGCGAGAGCGTGGTGAGATAACTGCGGTCCTTGTATTCGAACACGCGCGGATCGGCGGCTTTGAAATCCGGATCGTCCTTGCGAATCCGTAAAATTCGGATGCCACCCTCGCTTTCCGGATCCAGCAACGGCGTGCTCACCCAACCCTCCTCCTGTTTCGGGCGTTCGGCGACACGCAGCAGCAGACCAGTGCGGCCCTTGAAACGGAAGGCGCCGGGATTCAGCAGACATTCCACGACCATGTCCTCGCGGGAGGGCCGCACATCAACCGGGCTGAGAATCGGGTTTTCAGGAAAGCGTTCGACCAGTTCTTTCATGGAAGGAATTCGGTTGTGTTTGTAGATTCAGAAAACCTTGCAAGCGGCGAGTGCCGTGTCAAGGCGACAGACCCAAGGTATCCGCCTCTCATCCTGTCAAAACGTAAAACTTCATTCTATGCCCACCGGCTTGATTCCAGGCTCGCGTACTGCAAGGCAGTGGGTTAAACTATTTCCATGCTGGTTGATCCCATCAAATCAGCGGTTGAAACCTGGGCACAGGTCCCGCGCTACCGCGAGATTTTCAGCGTTCTGTACAAATACGGCTTTGCCGATTTTTTGCAGTTGGTCCACCTGCGTGCGCTTTCCGACCTCCTGAACCGCCGCCTGAGCAAGGCCGACCTGGCGCTGCAACACAAGCCGGCCCCCGTGCGCCTGCGCATGGCCCTGGAAGAACTGGGCCCCACCTTTGTCAAACTGGGGCAAATCCTCAGTTCCCGCCGCGATTTTATCGATGAGGAATTCCACAATGAACTCCACAAATTGCAGGAGCACGTCGCCCCTTTCCCGGGCGAGCAAGCCAAGGCCATTCTTGAGGCGGAATTGAAACAGGAACCCTCGAAGCTGTTTAAAAAATTCCAAACCCGGCCCATTGCCTCCGCCTCGGTCTCCCAGGTACACCGTGCAACGCTGCACACGGGGGAACTGGTCGCGGTTAAAATCCAGCGGCCGGACATCCTGAAAACCATCGAAATGGACCTGGCCATCCTGATGGAGATCGCCCGCTTTCTGGACAAGCATGTGGAAGTGATCGCTGTATTGAATCCCACGGGCATTGTGCGCGATTTTTCAAAGACCATGCTGCGCGAACTGGATTTTTTGAATGAGGCCTCCAACATGCGGCGCTTTCAAAAGCAATTCAGCGACAAGGAATCCATCCGGGTGCCGCGCGTTTATGATGAATTCACCACATCGCGCGTGCTGGTCATGGAATACCTGGAAGGGCTCCACATCGACCAGCCGGAAGCGCTTGTCGATGCCGGTGTGGATCCGGTGGCGCTTTCCGAAACGATTTCGGGGCTCATATTCGAGCAGGTCCTGGAGCTTGGCTTTTTCCATGCGGACCCGCATCCGGGCAACATGGCGGTCATGAAGGACGGAGTGGTGGCCCTGTACGACTACGGCATGATGGGCCAGCTCACACCGGCCTTTCGGGAGGACATCGCCGACCTGTTGATGGGTTTGACCGAGCGGGATGCCCGCATGATCATGTATGCCATCATCGGGATGTCGGAAGAAAGCTTTGTGGAAGATCCCATCCGGATGGAAGCGGACATTGAGGCGTTCAACGAGAATCATTTAAACAAGCCGCTGAAGGAAATCCAGGTCGGCTATGTGCTGAACCGGCTGCTGGATTTGCTGATGACCCATAAATTGCGCATGAAGCCCGCGTTTTATCTGGGCATCAAGGCACTCTCACAAATCGAGGCCATCGGCCTGGTCCTGAATCCCGACCTGAATTTCATCGAGTTGGGCCGTCCCCACGCGACGCGCTTGCTGATGGAGAAGCTGGACTTGCCGCGCCTCTGGAAAGGAGCCGGAAAAATTGTCCTCGAAACCATGCGCCTGCTTGAACATCTGCCGGGCGACCTGAAGGAGGTTTATTTCCGCATGCGCAGCGGGCGTTTCAGCCTGCCGGTGGAGCATAAAATCAATCCGGAAGGGTTTGAACCTCTTCGCAAGACGCTGGATCAAATTGCAAACCGCATGGCCGACGCGATTCTCAGCGCAGCGGTGCTGATTTGTTCCAGCGTGATTATTCTGTCGATGATCCCGCCGCTGATTCACGGGATCCCGCTGCTGGGAATCATCGGCCTGGGAGTGGGCGCGTTCATGACCCTGCGCCTGTTCCTGGCCATCTGGCGCCACGGCGGGTTTTAGCCACGCACTAAATTTTGCTCATCCCTTTTCGTGCCAGTCGGGCGCCTTCATGAATGGCGTCTGTCATGCGATCGCTGGCAAGATCGACAAAGGAAAGGGCTTTCTTTTTCAGAACTTTCCGGCCCTCTTCTGTTTCTTCCTCGCTTTTGAGGATTGCCTTTTTCAGCAGGGAAGCGGCCCTGTCGATCAACACCAGCGCCGGCTTGGAA
Coding sequences within:
- a CDS encoding helix-turn-helix domain-containing protein; translation: MQTTQELGDLVARRRHELKLKQKDVANRAGLTPGLLSRLERGHLPEFGVRKLMALLAVLGLELQATESGTAGNLDELRKEHGGI
- a CDS encoding CPBP family glutamic-type intramembrane protease, producing MRLGADAQIQARAHFLKDRSWESVTNVNRAICERGRAAAGPNPQSDTAGLTTKGEALCSKNLTVAAKQERKFSLLLLSLWFWTAIFSAHANVKEPDAGDIGSALAYAKDSDFLTVEYVAVNSPTAKAGIKKGDCVTAINDISTRGMSLKEARHSIDGNIGGMVKLTVRHGASRDEQVPIVRQSFPDTYLQAATEGDPRAEFSLGLFYQFSPTTTRDLPKAVEWYRKAADQGYDWAQTNLAYMYKHGLGAPKDLEASAAWYLKAAKQEDAVAETNLALLYYRGEGVHQSDKDAFDWFYSAALQGDSTAEYYLGLLYRDGRSVAKNDREAFIWYYRSAQQDNFSAEWCLAYMYEKGRGVTRNIEEALKWYHKAQIGFPQDKQLKKDVIRISLKAFLGTRDFTTLDLSLIMSVFQREILCALFLLVAVYIVGGIVLFYFSLRVSDAELKLPLAIGWVVFYLESQGVALFAVFIHGKLLTADTLIAAMAIFSALPVIASSCVLNRRHIWKASQTPWKTLLLYGTGSCLAALIIALGYDKIYTLITHSSLPSQATLALFLKAKQVSAWLTYASIALALPVAEEVIFRGYLFDVLRKHFSGNIVVLITALAFSLVHFQWLYFVPLFGFGLVLGWVKLKTNSLRLPVFLHAINNALVLAFAG
- a CDS encoding DUF4070 domain-containing protein — its product is MNTLLVYPEFPDTFWSFKHALKFIGKRAALPPLGLLTLAAMLPQAWKKRLVDANVQRLRDRDLAWADLVCISAMIAQRESAQAIIARCRAAGKKIIAGGPLFTSDHAAFSGVDHFVLNEAEETLPEFLSNFERGCARRVYATDKFADMRQTPVPLWELADMRRYGSMNIQYSRGCPFDCEFCDVTAKFGHRPRTKPPAQILAELDSLYAAGWRGSVFFVDDNLIGNKHALKAELLPALIAWQHKRRHGLPFYTEASINLADDEELMRLMAEAGFDTVFVGIETPDSASLKECNKRQNQGRDLVESVKRIQRAGLQVQGGFIVGFDSDLPSIFQRQVAFIQQSGIVTAMVGLLNALPGTKLYARMQREDRLVSKTTGNNADGTLNFISRMPVQQLVEGYKNILRGIYAPRPYYQRIRTLLKEYRRPRISVSFSWRHLLALAYSSLRLGVIGRERFQYWRLLTWTLFHRPAQMQLAVTLAIYGHHFRKCCAAIGV
- a CDS encoding type II toxin-antitoxin system HipA family toxin, which codes for MKLAVHVLGREVGILEPVGRFKSVFTYHANANPDDFLSLTMPVRTESYRWDAPLHPIFQMNLPEGYLLQVLQEKFGPQIGADPTALLSVIGRHMIGRLQVAAPGAKLDEPPQALEVADLLQGDNSERAFAELVRQHATSGVSGVIPKFLEGQDEPFGIDAFNKTTLFTGRYIIKGSSRNLPFAALNEHLCMQVAAKILPATKTQISEDGKALVVHRFDIDDLGHPKYGMEDFCVLLGLPSSAKYGTAWERIAKAIRDHVPGVGRIDAFRYLALTLFLTYALRNADCHAKNIALLYTTRADVRMSPVYDMLTTVVYPGHQDSPPGISFLGKKTWKPGRNLKNFITAQFGVPLREQNQMVEAVSDAVSDTVPLVRQAIEKHPEFRNLGKHMLLAWEEGVTGLRDKRLYSLGAWKSTEPLKGISDPPKLKNPKKVIGRSEGLGQR